One Setaria viridis chromosome 7, Setaria_viridis_v4.0, whole genome shotgun sequence genomic region harbors:
- the LOC117865261 gene encoding beta-fructofuranosidase 1, with the protein MIPPVADPAMLEGAARSPLLPATDPRRAAAPAGGAGQRRPSSSTVLPAVVSAVLLLVLAVVTILASQHVDNGQRVVMPPAGGDVAAAAGRVVEVAATRGVAEGVSEKSTAPLLGGAGALRDYSWTNAMLAWQRTAFHFQPPKNWMNDPNGPLYHKGWYHLFYQWNPHSAVWGNITWGHAVSRDLVHWLHLPLAMVPDHWYDANGVWSGSATRLPDGRIVMLYTGSTAESVQVQNLAEPADPSDPLLREWVKSDANPVLVPPPGIGLKDFRDPTTAWRVPNDTAWRVAIGSKDRSHAGLALVYRTEDFVRYDPDPALMHVVPGTGMWECVDFYPVATGSGGAGENSGLETSAPPGPGVKHVVKASLDDDKHDYYAIGTYDAAADTWTPDDTVNDVGIGLRYDYGKFYASKTFYDPVLRRRVLWGWVGETDSERADILKGWASLQSIPRTVLLDTKTGSNLLQWPVVEVENLRMGGKSFGGVALGRGSVVPLDVGKATQLDIEAEFEVDAAAVEAVTEAEVGFNCSTSAGAAGRGMLGPFGLLVLADEDRSEQTAVYFYLVKGTDGSLKTFFCQDELRGSKANDLVKRVYGSVVPVLNGENLSVRILVDHSIVESFAQGGRTCITSRVYPTRAIYDSARVFLFNNATNVHVTAKSVKIWQLNSAYIRPYSASSL; encoded by the exons ATGATCCCGCCCGTTGCTGATCCGGCGATGCTGGAGGGCGCCGCTCGCTCGCCGCTGCTCCCGGCGACCGACCCTCGGCGTGCTGCGGCcccagccggcggcgccgggcagAGGCGCCCGTCGTCTTCGACCGTTCTCCCCGCCGTCGTCTCCGCCGTGCTCCTGCTCGTCCTCGCGGTGGTCACGATCCTCGCGTCGCAGCACGTCGACAACGGGCAGCGGGTCGTCATGCCGCCAGCTGGcggcgacgtcgccgccgccgcgggccgcgTCGTGGAGGTGGCCGCCACCCGCGGCGTGGCGGAGGGCGTGTCCGAGAAGTCGACGGCCCcgctcctcggcggcgccggcgcgctccgGGACTACTCCTGGACCAACGCGATGCTGGCGTGGCAGCGCACGGCGTTCCATTTCCAGCCCCCCAAGAACTGGATGAACG ATCCGAACG GTCCGCTGTACCACAAGGGCTGGTACCACCTCTTCTACCAATGGAACCCGCACTCCGCGGTCTGGGGCAACATCACCTGGGGCCACGCCGTGTCGCGCGACCTCGTCCACTGGCTGCACCTGCCGCTGGCCATGGTGCCCGACCACTGGTACGACGCCAACGGCGTCTGGTCCGGGTCGGCGACGAGGCTTCCCGACGGCCGGATCGTCATGCTCTACACGGGGTCCACGGCGGAGTCGGTGCAGGTGCAGAACCTGGCGGAGCCGGCCGACCCCTCGGACCCGCTGCTCCGGGAGTGGGTCAAGTCGGATGCCAACCCCGtgctggtgccgccgccgggcatCGGGCTCAAGGACTTCCGCGACCCGACGACGGCGTGGCGGGTGCCCAACGACACGGCGTGGCGCGTCGCCATCGGGTCCAAGGACCGGAGCCACGCGGGGCTGGCGCTGGTGTACCGGACGGAGGACTTCGTGCGCTACGACCCGGATCCGGCGCTGATGCACGTCGTGCCCGGCACTGGCATGTGGGAGTGCGTGGACTTCTACCCGGTGGccaccggcagcggcggcgccggtgagaACAGCGGGCTGGAGacctcggcgccgccgggccCCGGGGTGAAGCACGTGGTGAAGGCCAGCCTCGACGACGACAAGCACGACTACTACGCCATCGGCACctacgacgcggcggcggacaCCTGGACCCCCGACGACACGGTGAACGACGTCGGGATCGGACTCCGGTACGACTACGGCAAGTTCTACGCTTCCAAGACCTTCTACGACCCCGTGCTCCGGCGGCGTGTGCTGTGGGGGTGGGTCGGCGAGACCGACAGCGAGCGCGCGGACATCCTCAAGGGCTGGGCGTCCCTCCAG TCAATCCCGAGGACGGTGCTCCTGGACACGAAGACCGGCAGCAACCTGCTCCAGTGGCccgtggtggaggtggagaacCTCCGGATGGGCGGCAAGAGCTTCGGCGGCGTCGCGCTGGGCCGCGGCTCCGTCGTGCCCCTCGACGTCGGCAAGGCGACACAG TTGGACATCGAGGCCGAGTTCGAGGTGGacgcggcggccgtggaggcCGTGACGGAGGCCGAGGTCGGGTTCAACTGCAGCAccagcgccggcgcggcggggcggggcatGCTCGGGCCCTTTGGCCTGCTCGTGCTTGCGGACGAGGACCGGTCGGAGCAGACCGCCGTCTACTTCTACCTTGTCAAGGGCACGGACGGCAGCCTCAAGACTTTCTTCTGCCAGGACGAGCTCAG GGGCTCGAAGGCGAACGATCTGGTTAAGAGAGTCTACGGAAGCGTGGTACCTGTGCTCAACGGGGAGAATCTGTCAGTAAGAATACTG GTTGATCACTCCATCGTGGAGAGCTTTGCGCAAGGCGGACGGACGTGCATCACGTCGCGCGTGTACCCTACAAGAGCCATCTACGACTCCGCCCGCGTCTTCCTCTTCAACAACGCTACCAACGTTCACGTCACCGCGAAGTCCGTCAAGATCTGGCAGCTCAACTCCGCCTACATCCGGCCGTATTCAGCGAGTTCTCTATGA